DNA sequence from the Cyprinus carpio isolate SPL01 chromosome B13, ASM1834038v1, whole genome shotgun sequence genome:
tttttttttgttttttaggtctttactgtcacttttttattattaagtattaatttagtttaaaataataattgtattgacTCCAACTTTTGagtgatataatatttttttaagtaaaaatgtatatgtaaaaatgtaaaaagtaacttaatataaaaatgtatgattattcCTTTGAGGTTGGGCTAGTGACAATGTTTGCAGGGcaagtaaaaatataaactacaGGCCTAACTGCatctttagaaaataaatgttactttaaaacaactttaaaaagcAGTGATGGTTTCATCTGACTGTCTGAATGATTTAATCTCACTGAACACTGAAGCTAGAGATGTTTCAGAGGCCAAATGACAGTATGTCAACAGATAAGCCTCAATGACCAGTCAGTTATTTCTGACAAGTTCTTTCTCAGTGCTGTCGGCTGACACAGTGATTTATGGTGTGTCATTACCGGGAtggtcacacacaaacacaagacagCGGACAGAGAACGACAGTGTAAAGTCCAATACTGATAAACTGAACACTCCTTTAAAGTACATAGACTGTAAAAAGACTAAACAAACACATCACCCACAAAGCGCATGTACTTTGGACACATAGCAACTCCCATAATGAGGCAGAAAATATGATTACATAAGCATCTTTATGAGCTTCCAAAGAACATACCACTGCTGGATGAAATCCCTCATCACATACCAAACCACCTATCAATTATTAACTCATTAGTAACAGTCTAAATTCATCAAACACAGATAACACTAACTAGAGCAGACGACCTTCAAACTGGACTACTAAATGAACAGTTTTAATGAATGTGATTGCTGAGTTCAACCAGGACTGACACAATACATCATTAAATCGCATCTGACCTTTTTAATTTCTTCATCAATCATCTTGGCCTTATTGGGCATCTGTgcatattatatcaaatattttcaaatctttgcCTTTGTAATCTTATCAGAATGTAACAGCACACTCCACCCCTGCTGAATATCCTGTTTTATTCTTAAATACATAagattatggaagtaaaatggtttgcagatgttttttcaTGTTCACTATCCATATATGATCAGTACTGGGTTTTctcagctaacagggaacattcagTTAATGTCTTCCAATAATGCAGAAAGCTTGAGTTCAAAgctatctggtctttaataaggttcttaaaacattagcacaaaaatatattaaatatatataatatagagttcatggaacttttctttttttttctaaagtgtttCAGTTGGACGTTCCTCTGTCATTTTTTAGATGTTACTACTAGTTTCAGAACATTAAAATATTCCCATAATGattgaaaaattataaaactgaATATTTCCTTACCATTCAcattgccagaaaaaaaaaaatgaaaacgtgaacaaaacagattttttgaaCACTCAAAGAAAAGTATGTTCCAACAATCTTCCCTTATACCGTTTgaataatcagatttttttttttaatgcacattttgaatgttcaaAAAATTCAATAGCAAAgcattcttagaacatatttttgtttactgGGTTGTTGTTTTATCTCACCATGTGGTGACTCTCGTGGCATCCATGTGCCATAGAACTTGGGAAGATGTTGTTGCAAATCCAATAGCCTTTTATCTGTACAGTCCTTAGCAAATACCTGCAAAcatgtgaaaaagaaaacattcagaaataatgttttcataacattcttagaacatatttttgttagagGGGTATACtctttcattttgaaaacaaagAGTTAATattagttgaaaacagttgttttgcttGAAACTGGAATAGTTTTTTCAGGGTCATTttatgaatggaaagttcagtagaacagcatttattttaaataaaaatattttattttataacattataactgtcttcactgccacttttgatcaacttaatgcacccttgctgaataaaagcagctAAAGGAACAGTGGTAGTGTAAAGAGCAAAGGAAAgtgtaattcattcattttaatggaaATTTACAGTTAAGTTATTTTACACTGTTCGGCatgcagtttttgttgttgttttttggtttagATGTTTGTCCCTCtgacattatttgcatgtgaagACTACCgctgtatatattttgtattgcttACAGTGGTGTGGATTCATCTTAGTTACCTGTGTGTAGAAGTTCATCTCTCGTGGGCCTCTCGGAGGAGCTTGTAGCTGTTTCAGGATCGTTCCATCAGGATGCTGCAGAACACCTGTGCAATTACAGAGACGCAAACACTGAAAACCTGCTAACACTTCATCATCATGACAACTGTGAGTATTTTGAATGTGAAGGCTTTTATGAAAGGCagacaaaaaacatttgaaagaaaaaactAAGGAGAAAATAAGCTACATAAATGAGTGTGTCATTATTAGAATTACATAACATTATGACTAGGATATAATAAATACCTAAAGAGGTTTACAGAATGGACTtcagatcaatttaatgcctccttgctgcataaatgcattatttctttcaaaaaagacaaATCGTACTGATTCTTTTTTAGCTTGATAGTCACTAACTGCCATTGTCTTAGAAATATCCATCAAAACTTATCcttttaaaatacagaatttgtgggtgaactattgctttaacaaAGCGCTGACTGCTGACAATCTGACAGTCCATCAGACAACAGCTCACATCTCATTCATTCAGAAAATCCCCATGACAGAGCCACAAATGACACATGAGAGTTACCACAACAGAGGAAATGATGTCATCTGACTGCTGGCAGAAGCAAATTAATACATTCATCCCATGTTAAACAAGTGACAAATCCTCTGACCCTTTAATAAACTATAATTAGTTCTCTAACATGATATATTGCCCAACTCAACCTTGCAAGCCTTTCAGAAAAACCCCAGTGAGGTCCTCCACAGTTGACAACTGAATTTGCTCTCAGTGAAATGTCCTAAAGAAATGTGTAAAGATTCCTACTGGAATTTCCATCATGTAGGATATAGTGTCATATCTAGGATTAGGAcagtaattaaaagaaaataaactttttgatagGTGTTCAGCCTAATCCAACCCAAACAGTATGATGCACACAATATTTCAGTCACTTCATTATTCCTTAAATcccatttaatataaatagccTACTGTAACTGTAAAcataaggatatatatatatatatatatatatatatatatatatatatatatatatatatatatatatatatatatatatgaagattaAATGAAGAACATCAGAAGAACTGACCAGTGTTATTGATCCCGCATTTATGTCCGGCCACTTGATGAGAGAAGGGCACACATCCATCCAAGAGCACCTGCTTTACTGACccattcttattattttcattttccagtTTTTCCAGCGTTCGAGATGACGAGTCCATGATCTGACCATCTGCAGACATGCTCAACGTCAACTTATCCAAGTTTAAAGGAAGCTGGCATAACTTCTGTTAATCATTTTCCATACATGACAGTTATTCTAAGAGAACATAAACGTGTTCATTAAAACTCAAAATGTCTCTTTCTACTGACCAGTTGCTCTTCTGGAGCCCCGAATGGTTTTGTTCATTCACTCGCATATGTGTCCGCAGTTTTAATCTACACTAGAGCGCGACGCGTATCTCGGGTTGCGGAGTGGTTCGTGACGTAACCACGCAGTTTACCAATCAAAGCTGGCGTTCGTGCGCGACGCGTCGATCTGGTTACTGAGTGAGTAGTGACGTAAACACGCGTTCCACCAATCCGAGTTGGCGTTCTCGCAGCTTGCGTTCTCGCGTTCTGTCTGCGCTTTGTAAGTTTACTTTAGAATTTCGACGCACTCCACTTATGGTTTTAACACACATcgcaataatatattatatatatatatatatatatatactctctctctatatataatatatatacaaaaaaaaaaaaaaaaaaaaaaactaaaaacacaaatctgtttttaaatgaggTAAAGTCACTGATTAGCAAGATTTACATTTTACTCAAGCAACACAAACTGTAAACTGCTGAGCGTTTCATTAAAGTTTTACTCTGAATGTTGGGCTTGGGTGAATAAACGTCTCACACAACCTGTTTGAAACTGTTTATTTAACATCAAACTTGTACAGTGTACTTTTCCGAGAGAGAAAATACAATAATTTCACAGAAAAGACAAGCaatcaaaacatgattttctcCATGCAACATTTTGTTCTGCTACAGAAACTGATCTAGCATTTGCACAAGTACATCTTTCTGAATGACAAGAGGCAAAATACTCCAAATTAGATTTTAAACGACATAAAACAGTACGTTACCTGTCAGAATCTGTGGCTAGGATTCAAAATATAGGagaatgtcattttaaatacatttaaatgtcagTAATCAGTTAAGGCCATATGTGAAATTTAATAAGCaacacacagaaagaaaacatGAGAAGATTGCCATTTGGTTTTCATACTCCTTTCACATTCATATTTATCTCCTAAAACGAACAAGATTTTGTTCAAAgtcatgtgttgttgtttttttttttaattcaagtttttgtCTCTAGTGTATCTACAATATTATAACCAGTGTTTAAGCACAGAAACATATTTAGAAGAGTTTGGTTAAACCAGAACATGTCCCATAAATCTAAGCagataaaaagagaaaactgatATGTATTGCTTAAAAACCACCCAGATATATATAGTACTGCTCTGAGAGCAGATCACTGAAACCTATCAAGCACACATACACAGGAtaacacattcacacatttaaTCCCATCAGGCCTGACCACACATGTAAAGCGAAGAACACTGATCTCTATCACTGAGAATGGACGGTCATGAACAGAAGAAATGCTCATGCCTCCTTGCGTTTGATGATCAGAGGACCAACGTTGTCTCCTGTTTCCTGATTGTGTTTAGCATGTGCGCCATCACAGTATGGAAACTGTAAGAAACCAGAGAAAACAAttccattaaaaatgcattttttagaaTGTGGGAAATAATtgtattgaaaatgtatgaaagCAGGTTTAATGTTTCTGTTGAAGTTTATTCAGTGTTTATAAACTGATGAAGTTTGTTTAGTGTTTATAAACTGATAATAAGAGATtgtgtgttcaacattgataagaagaaatgtcttgagcagcaaatcagcatattagaatgatttctgaaggatcatgtgacactgaagagcgtagtaatggctgctgaaaattcagtattgcatcacagatataaattacattttaaaatatttttacaataaaacagctattttgaactgaaataatatttcacaatacaatataactgttactgtatttttttatcaaataaatgcatccttgctgagcataagaaacatcttttaagatatttttgggaTGAAATGGATATTTTTCCCTTCTGCTGCTTTTAAGATCACAGTTCAAAACAGCCACTAGTGATGTTTTCATGGCCTCAGAACAATAATAGTCACATGGAAATTAAAACTTGGGTGAGTGACTAAAAATTTCAGGAGCTGAAAATCCACGAGCAAAGACAACAAATGCTTCCAAAATAACAATGAGATGATAATATTTTCTCAGCATGTTCTTCTTTTGAATATGCATTTACTAAGTGACCATCAAAAAGAATGAATGAGTGTAGTATAAATGTAATCTAGACATACTACATTCATCTTAGCAGGTCATCCAGCGACATCTGCTTTTTTGGAATACTGTAATTTTGTACATACTATAGTTCACATACAGTTTTTTGCCTACTATACAGTAGGGAAGTATGTGATTTTAGATGCAGCCTACAGCCAAAAAGTCACCGGTTTCAGGACCAGGTCAATGGCAGTTGGATCTGCCCCTGCAATACGTGACTAGCAAGCACAGCAGGACTtaaatgggaatgctaacagacAGGTTCAAGATAAACACCTCCTTGTATTAATCACACCCAACTCGCCATTgtattatatgtacataataaacaAGGATTAGTTTCAGAGTTCCAGTAGAACATTCAAATCTCTGATGCAACAGTTTCTGTATTTTGAGTGTTGATGGATCAAAGTTAAAAGTTTCTGTCTAATTTCTAATGGCGGTTTCGCAGAATTTTTTCCATTAAGCACTTTCTCACCTTTTTGGATCGCCAGCACCTACAGTACACAGCTTTGTCGTCCAGGTCCTCGATGTCAAACGCATGTACCACTTTGGGGTTGTCTTTCTGCAGATCAAGGTTGACCTTTGGCTTCACGCATTTGCTTTtgctaaaaaatgttttgtagatGAGGATCCCCACTGCTGCAGCTCCAAATGTCACAGACACTGCAGTGATGATCTCAGCTGGAGGAGGACAGAAGACATCTTACCACACAGAGCCTTACACTCCAGTAACAGCACAGTGACACATCTACAACATTGAGTAATCACAGGACCTAAATCCATGTTACTTATAAATAACCCTTTTTTAGATATGCAtgtgtaaataagaaaaaaataaagaatatcatTACTTATATTAATTTggctaaataaaactaaagataCACAGTGACAGATCTACTTTTTGAACCATTAAACGTTGAAACCGCATTAAATAATCATAGTAACTAAACCCATGTCAGTGACTGaaactatatttaatttcttGAAACCTGATACGAACAGAGATGCAGCGAGCAAACGAGAACAACTGAAGACATTCAGAGACGCTCACTTACATATAACAACCTGTTGAtgtgtgtttttgaaccatatCTTCCATATCTCGGTTTATTTCAGTAGTTTCTATTAATCTAACTTACTGCTAAAATTCcgaccataaacacacacagcgtGAGTAAAACAGTACATTTGCCTTACAAAACACATCTTTAATGGAGGTCTTTACCTTTATGGCAGGAGTTGGACGCGCTCATggttaattattattgttttgtattattaagattattttttgcTCATAATTTAAAGAGCTTCAATCGTCCTCAAGGCCAAATGGAGAATTCAATCTGATTAACAGTGCGCTGTATTTACGCAGGACGCTAGTTATTAAACAACTGAAGGACTTTTACTTTGACTTTGCGTTTGCGCATGTGGTCGGTGAAGGTTGAAgtgagtgtgtgattttttttttacaggtcaaTACGAGCGTTAAAACCTAAAGAACAgtatctg
Encoded proteins:
- the cisd1 gene encoding CDGSH iron-sulfur domain-containing protein 1, with protein sequence MSASNSCHKAEIITAVSVTFGAAAVGILIYKTFFSKSKCVKPKVNLDLQKDNPKVVHAFDIEDLDDKAVYCRCWRSKKFPYCDGAHAKHNQETGDNVGPLIIKRKEA